In one Dermacentor albipictus isolate Rhodes 1998 colony chromosome 4, USDA_Dalb.pri_finalv2, whole genome shotgun sequence genomic region, the following are encoded:
- the LOC135899996 gene encoding uncharacterized protein: MSNFVPIFLAAAALSAFGVADACQPESVDRCVKGVYDSSKGDPAFLPLSTEQLSHFCTRVVEARGCIMRESEGCPDRARSFLEATMEGLKVAYEDLCKNHHLQKNAVYLRTAQCIRQNPASHCMYLYINQLDSIVGSNVTAKMQMACCNMQFYSLCARASITKSCGETAADQVMDLINGMAQAPILASCGNSIPGSEQCRNAPYIAADKVTVPKGTVLSRQLKIILEES; the protein is encoded by the exons ATGAGCAACTTCGTCCCCATTTTCCTTGCTGCAGCAG CGCTGTCGGCGTTTGGGGTTGCCGATGCGTGCCAACCGGAGAGCGTGGACCGATGCGTGAAGGGAGTGTACGACAGCTCCAAAGGGGACCCGGCCTTCCTTCCGTTGAGCACAGAACAGCTGTCGCACTTTTGCAC GAGAGTCGTTGAGGCGAGAGGCTGCATCATGAGGGAATCGGAGGGTTGTCCGGACAGGGCGAGGTCATTCCTAGAAGCCACCATGGAAGGTCTTAAGGTCGCTTACGAAGACCTCTGCAAGAACCACCATCTGCAAAAGAACGCTG TGTATCTCCGGACGGCGCAATGTATTCGCCAGAACCCTGCCTCGCATTGTATGTACTTGTACATCAACCAGCTTGACTCAATTGTTGGCTCCAACGTGACAGCCAAAATGCAAATGGCCTGCTG CAACATGCAGTTTTATTCTCTGTGCGCCCGTGCTTCTATCACTAAGTCATGCGGCGAGACCGCAGCCGACCAGGTGATGGACCTGATCAACGGCATGGCGCAGGCACCTATCCTGGCCAGCTGTGGAAACAGCATACCCGGCTCGGAGCAGTGCCGCAATGCGCCGTACATCGCAGCCGACAAAGTGACGGTGCCTAAGGGCACCGTGCTTTCGCGGCAGCTCAAGATTATCCTAGAAGAGTCGTGA